The DNA segment AAAAGGCAAGTAATTACTATCCATTATGCATTATCAGAGAGGAGCGATTTTTGTTGGGATCTAAAGTCGTGGTGTTCATTATGCATTTCTAATTCTACAAATGAGCCTTTGGGTATAGCTGAATAATTACTATCCATTCTAGATCAAAGAAATGCTTAACAAGCTTGAAACTTTGTGAAGATCTCTCAGAAAAAAATCGAATGTAACGATTAAAAAACTTACAAAGAATTGGgaggaattgaattgaatggaatggaTTTTGAAAGGGTCAAGAAAAAACAACAGATCTGTGGTGGGTCAACGTTTTTGGATGCTTTATTGGAAGGGGAGAGATAAAGAGCAATTTgtttggaaataaaggaaaagTTTTCCAGGGCTGCCATTGGAGGATATAATTTTATAGAAATGTAGATTTAATCTTTCGATGTTGCTACGTTAGATGAATGACATAGATCTGAACCACCATATTTAGAGGGTCATACTTCCATGTCCATGTCTTATTAATATGTTTCATACATGGTACTTCAAggaaaattaaaagccaaagcaACATGGCCTCAGCATAATCACTCCCAGACTACTATAGCAACTGGACAAATCAGAGCAGAGCTAATGTGCTAAAAACGAGTTGCAAGTTCTCCATGAATAACATTTAATTACACGAATGACAGAGAAGTCTACAAGAGAAGAAGACGTAAGAAAATTCCAGCACAGACTACATATCAAGAAAAGAAGTGGTTGTTCAAAATAGCAAGTTCAGTCAATTAAGCTTTAttcccaaacaaaaaaaaataggcaAGTAATACAGTAACTACACATTAATTTGAAGGGGACTCAAAAACTAACCTTTTCAAACCCACGAAGCATATCACCGTCAACGAGAGGAAAGGGAAAATAGTTAGGGATTTCGGGGATGGGGGAACAGATTAAGGGAAAAAAAGGGGACTTGGGGAAATTGTTAGGAATTTCGGGTTTGGGGATTTAGGGGATGATTTGGGGGAAAAGAAATAGGTGTTTTCTGTTTTAGGGATTTATGGAATTAAAAAGAGACGAAATGGGGAAAAATGGGGGAAAATGACTTAGCAAAAAACAAAAATGATTTCGGGTAAAGGGCATAAACCTGAGGAGAGaaaaaacgatgccgttttaaataaggaaaatttgtggcgttttcaGCAAAGCGCCGGTAATGaaaccttttgcggcgttttttcgCAAAGCGCCACTAACGCCTCTTTTATCTACACTATAAAATGACGCCGTTCTAATACGAGTTGTGGCGTTTAttatagaaacgccgctaaagccactaCTATTCAGAGGAGACGACGCCGTTTTACTCTGAATAATGATATTTTATGGTGTTTtctgaaaaaacgccgctatttcctatcttttgcggcattttatgtataaacgccgctaatacctaaatattttataaaaattgatcaaaatttaaaactatatatttagaatttcttttaaattatatctaAAACTTTAACTTTcatttaatacacattttaaaatacatattatgtatgcatataaattaattaaataaaaacatgatgCTATTTATATCAATATAATGTGTTAATATTTTACAAGATCTAGATCAAATTACAGTTCGTGTACACAATTGCACAGTAAACCACTTTTCATCTTAGCTATTTGGGATTTAACAtttatcttctaaattaaaatccaaaattatactctaaatttgaaaccctaaacctgagactctaaaccctaaaccttagacCACAAAcacaaaatccctaaccctaaactttaaaccccAAAACCATTAACCCCTAAACCAACCATAAGTACTCCTAGATCATAAAGCCCAAACTATAAACTCTAAAAATTgttaaccctaaaccataatcGTAGACATATTTTTGGGAATTCGTGTGGCCAATGTTAGTGTAGTACAAATTAAAAcacatatatgtttatattattatattaaataatatgagTATGTACAAAATAGCATGAATCTTAGTAAAATCCAAATGTTCTTCAGTTAATTTCTAGCTAATAGTATcatttccttaaacccttaacctaaacttACACCCTAAAAATATAGAATCTTAATATATATTAcaagttttaatatatatataacaagggacaaaagtaattaaaatagaatCTTAATGCTTaccaaaaccctaaaataaattaattttttatcattaatcATAACCTAATAGCATAACCCCTAAAACcatgaatattaatattaattctaccttaaaccctaaaacacAGTAAACCCCAAACTCAAAGTActctaattaaaacataaatccataacccaaaataataaacattatatcataaaccctaaaactctaaattaaccttaaaattCATAACCTTAATTcatattttgcggcgttttaaaaacaaacgccgctaattccCCTATAGCTAACTAATGGACGGCGCCGTTTTGCTCAACACTTCtgcggcgtttttagaaaaacgccgctaatacttcACCCATTGTGGCGCttttacaaaaacgccgctaatgcttgaacTTTTTGTGGCGTTTTACGAGAAACGCCACTAATGCCTCAATAGCTCACCTACACACGGTGCCGTTTTGCTCAATACTTTTGCGACATTTGTAGAAACCGCCGCTAATGCGTCACATAttgcggcgtttttggtaaaatgccgctaatgcttgaagttatagcggcgtttttggtaaaacgccgctaatgcctcAAAAGAGCTCACCAACATACGGCACCGTTTTGCTCAACACTTTTACGGCATTTTTTGACAACCGCCGCTAATGTGTCAGCCATTGCGGCGTTCTTTTATAAACGCCGTTAATGCTTTATTTTTTATGGCGTTTTCTACATAAGCGCCACTAATAGTGATCTTTTGCGGTGTTTTTTTGACAAACGCCACTATAGctctgatctatagcggcgtttttattcAAACGCCACTGATGTACAtattttgcggcattttttgtccaaacgccgctaaaagcaccgctaaaagcctattttgctgtagtgtgtgagaaaagttttgtgagAGTTCTGAGAGAAAATTTGAGAGGTACACTTGTGAGGTTTTTGAGGAAAACAGAATCGGGATCGAGTAACTTGTCCATCTTAGCCCCACCTATGTTTGATGGAGAGAATTATCAAGCATGGACCGTGAGAATGCAAACATACATGGAGGGTTGTGATTATTGGGAAGCTGTCGAGGAAGACTATGAGGTGACTCCACTTTCCAACAATCCAACTATGAATTAGGTCAAAATGTACCAGGAGAGAACCACCAGGAAGACTAAGGCAAAGTCTTGTCTTTATACTTCGGTTTCACCAGCTATATTCAATAGAATTATGGTTTTTGGATCAGCGAAGGAGATATGAGACTACCTCAAATCTGATTATCAAGGAGATAAGAGGATCAAGAGTATGAAGGTGTTAAACTTGATCAGAGAATTCGAGAGGCTACAAATGAAGGAGTTTGAGTCAATCAAAGAATATTCAGACAAGCTGATGATATTGCCAACAAGGTAAGAGTTCTTGGGACTAATCTCTCTGATTCTAGACTGGTGCAGAAGATACTTATCTCTGTGCCTGAGAAATATGAAGCAACTATTACCTCTTTTGAGAACACTAAAGACTTGACTCAATTGAGAGTAGTGGAGTTGATCAGTGCTTTACAAGCATAAGAGCAGAGGAGGCTAATGAGGCAGGAAGGAAGCATAGAAAGAAGCATAGAATGAGCATTGAAGGCTATGATGTAGGAAGGGGAAAAAAGAGAGGAGCAGAAGTGAAATGGGAAGAAGAGTGATTGCAATAGTGGTTCAGAAACTGTTGTAAAAGGTAATAgtactaaaaattataataagtATTCTTCATGTAAGTATTGTGGAAAACAGAATCATCCCCATTTCAAGTGTTGGCGAAGGCCAGATGTGAAATACAGAACGTGTAACTTGATGGGGCACATTGAGAGGTTCTGCAAGGAACTGAGAAATCAGCAGCAAGTTGGAGCACATGTTGTagttaaagaagaagaagaccaTTTGTTTGTCGTCTCTTGCTTCTCATCAAGCATTTTATATGACGGTTGGTTAGTTGATAGTGGTTGTAGTAATCACATGACTTATGATGAGAAGTTGTTTAAAGACCTTGACAGGTCATTGAAGTCGAAAGTAAGAATAGGAAATGGAGAATACCTAGAAGTGAATGAGAGAGGCACAGTAGTAATAGAGAGCTGTGCTGGAACTAAGTTGATTTCAGATGTTCTGTTTGTACCTGAGATTGATCAAAACTTGTTGAGTGTGAGCCAATTGGTAGAgaagagtgtaacaccccgtacccgagaccatttccggagtcggacacgaggggttcacagactaaattcgcttactattgcagtccattttaaattttccaggcaagctggctaactgcatcactgtcaccttaaaaatcatatcttgagtttcacaactcgaaaatcagcttcgtgatttttccctgaaactagactcatatatgcatctacaaatttttttctagaatttttggtcaggccaattagtacagtttattagtcaaagtctcccatgttatagggatccactacactgacctttgcgcattacgacttggatatctccctgtacagggcttcaatactgatgtagtttgtttctatagaaactagactcaaaaacgaatctattcatatatggcatgacttctaattatctctggttaatttataatgaatttccaaagtcggaacagggaatccagaaaccgttatggccctgtctcacgaaaactttagcatctcataatatactattcatatgaacgtttcgttactttcctatgaaaatagattcatcaaggttcgtttgcataatttattcactatttaattccattcctactatttttagtgattttccaaatctacatcactgctgctgtcagcatctacctttaaggtagactttacctatttcatagtttccatgattcaactagcccttttagcataaatagcacaaattatgatagtgattaaccattcccatggccaatccttgttaagcatatccataccaaatgagtataacattatgctcaaacatatataagccattttcgcatggctatccaaaattatacaaatccaaagggtccatgacccacaacaaagagggtagtcctatacatgccatttcgaagttcaaccaaaattgtaccaaaagggggctttgatagtgtgggcgacttcgacttcaaaatcccgagtccgatagctgaagaaccaaaatctataaaacagagaatcaaagaaacggagtaagcatttaatgcttagtaagttttaagcaagacaaagtgttctcaatcactattattggtcattcatttcaactgttcgatgaagttaatctagagcttcatctcgatctataatatcattaaacgcaacacttggctgccacatatatactttcgaataataatgacctagatggtcaaatatttccaaagcatattctcacatttggagttataatattaatcacatttacctacctctttgatactgataattcacctcgaaatcactccaccgatgagtaagtaatacgtacctgaacatcttgaatacataatacttaattgatggtaacttaatgcagatactcaatatcaaagtcttacttgaatcctagcatttagccgtcgggtctttaaagctcggatatagtacgagcacgaagcctacggacattaatcaggataatactctcgcataaagcctgcggggttttaacccggatatagtactgacacaatttcccttcgggacttatcacatttatacactttcacatccatcacgttggccactcggccctgtcacatatatacactttcacattcatcacatcggccattaggccttatcacatatatacactttcacattcatcacatcggccattaggccttatcacatatatatacactttcacattcatcacatcggccattaggccttatcacatatatatacactttcacattcatcacattggccattcggccttatcacatatatatactttcacattcatcacatcggctattaggccttatcacatatatatacattcacatcacaattatccaaatatacttcacatatcacatatactatcatgtatacactttgtcttggccgaatctacattaatcatttcccaatgaataattcaatttcacgccatactatcatttcatattcgaatactcataaacttacaatttcacaaattttaatatcaaagatccatctaacactcatgtatcgttttacaatatcacgacttagaattcacgtatgggtttaatcaatagcttatgagtaactaaaacaagttttatccatgtttacaacaaaatcacatattcactacgagctgttttcctgagcagtagtcactaaattatttataactggagctacaaaactccaaatcacttgccgttaattttccctgaatatagactcgtatatcttccattcataaaattttcagaattttaggtttggccaatcaataccagatttttcttaaagtttcccctgtttcactatttgactaatctgaccactcttcactacgaatcaaatttctcattttacagaattcaaaatgtgttgtatttgatttcatttgaaactagactcattaaggagtctaagaatataaattttatcttataaccatttttttacaatttataatgattttctaaaatcacgttactgctgctgtccaaagcaaattattacaatttgctcttaactttccaagtccaaacacatgaacttaccatttgagtttaagacatatcatggccacatcatatcttattaaatcaactcattatgtcctattatgattgaatttactcaacgtttaatcacttaaaacttacctcggatgtggtcgaacgatttcggcggctattcgatcactttttttccttccctttatcggatttagatcccctttgctcttgagcttaatttaaacaaataaattcatttaatattttcacttgggcaattccattcaatacatgtatgtcatacaatttaagtacaatgaccttgctcaatactatttaaacatcatgcattaccgaacttcatcaacaccatctaacttcatatagaaacacatatcgtcctaggtcggtacacaagtcaaatgcatcatttaaattgtcaaagtccacaatttagtcatatttctctatcatagtttcttcacttaaaccgaattaacaagcccatatagtccttggccgaatgctatttaacccaagtcatcaagaatttcattatttaacaccttagatatccatagctaaataggttatttgtacatacatatatatacataagtgcatagatactatgttactaacaattatttccttgcttagcagccaaaccaatatacacattacttcatatctacccgtcacgttttctctacttaaaccgaataaacttgcacataaggtccttggccgaacctcactaaaacaagtcaaccaaaatcttagtatttatcttgtgtataaccttatttaccttccaaaaatcgtaaaaacatcaaactcttaatgttcatgtacaaggccgaatcttaacatgatccaacctccaactcattcctttcaacaaccaaaaccgaatgctcaagccatcaccgagatttcgaaattttgccatggtttgtgtaagaaatttgctaattaactagaaacaagtttaaaacttaagaatttaacacaacatactaacctccccttaagctcaaggtgactgaaacctctcttcttcctcctttcaaaccggccaagaagaaccaaaggatgaagcctttcttttttttttttctagtttcggcaaaatgggggaacaaccacacacttttttttttgttttcatcatattccctttcattattttattcccatgctccttattttatcatacttcccatgaaacactaacttaacatgtttatgacatgttcttgcccatcacacttggtctaccatacttgtcatggccggccactactaattaggggggaaattgacatgcaagtcccccctttttatttcatgcactaatagatccttatgctttgacctatcacatttcaaaattttctcacataagtcctatttactaaaattcacttactattaacaaaattcaaacatgaaattttcacacatgcatatgtacatataatgagcatcaactatgacggttacttatctttatgactcggtttagtggtcccgaaaccactttccgactagggtcactttagagGTGTCACAAAGAGATTCAAGGTGATGTTCAAAAAAGGAATGTGTCTGATGCTTGACTCTAGTGGCAATGAATTGTTTAGGATCAAGATGCAGAAGAGGAGTTTCTCATTAAATCCATTTGAAGAGGAGCAAGTGGCATCCAAGTGTTACGAAGGAATAACATCAATGCAACAAACAATTATGAAATTGATGGCACAATGtaatgaaaaaaattttgagtttgagATATAATCAACAGATAATCGTATCGTGCAAGAACAACTGCAAATCAAGTGTTTTGAGAATGAGGAGTTGCATGCAAAGGTAACTTTGTTGGAGCAGCAGTTGACATATCTCTCTGATAAACTATCATCTTTTGTAGATGAAATATCTGAAGAACATGCGATGAGCCACGGAAAAAGAATCTATCTCAGGAGATCAAGAGTAATGTGCAACTTTTAGAAGAGAATAGTGGGTTATGTTTCCAAAATCAAAAGCCAACTAAAGAAGCTTTATATGTGAAAGAATTGACATCTATATATGTTGTTGAGTTTAAGAATTTAGTTGGTAATGTGATCAAGCTTTCaatgcaaaataaaaaattgaaaaaggaattATTAGCTCGGAGAAGATTTGTTAATCAAACTATAAATGGTATTAATTGCAAGTATAGTGACAACACAAGACCTTAGAAGAAAGGAAAGCACTCTGGCCACTCTCATGACTTTTTTAGAGCAGCTtgtgatgattttgaattatggAATTTTGATTTAGATGGCATTACATGCTAGGAAACTATTAGAGGCA comes from the Gossypium hirsutum isolate 1008001.06 chromosome A06, Gossypium_hirsutum_v2.1, whole genome shotgun sequence genome and includes:
- the LOC107963105 gene encoding kinesin-like protein KIN-7M, chloroplastic, whose amino-acid sequence is MGHIERFCKELRNQQQVGAHVVVKEEEDHLFVVSCFSSSILYDGWLVDSGCSNHMTYDEKLFKDLDRSLKSKVRIGNGEYLEVNERGTVVIESCAGTKLISDVLFVPEIDQNLLSVSQLVEKSVTPHNRIVQEQLQIKCFENEELHAKVTLLEQQLTYLSDKLSSFVDEISEEHAMSHGKRIYLRRSRMALHARKLLEATLEVEATLVKKEFIEGEY